The proteins below are encoded in one region of Sphingobacterium sp. R2:
- a CDS encoding glycerophosphodiester phosphodiesterase family protein gives MKKILFYTILLGMIVSLTTVVYGQSADLIKKLNQKSVHIAAHRGAHLKQPENSIAAIEEAIRQGASVVEVDVRASKDGVLVLMHDKTVNRTTTGQGEVAKHTYAELQKLHYAPKLMEANRNMLFRPYQKLCV, from the coding sequence ATGAAAAAGATTTTATTTTATACTATCTTACTGGGAATGATAGTGAGTTTGACCACAGTGGTATATGGTCAATCGGCTGATTTGATTAAAAAGTTAAATCAAAAAAGTGTTCACATTGCAGCGCACCGGGGCGCTCATTTAAAACAGCCAGAAAACTCCATCGCTGCGATTGAAGAGGCCATTCGGCAAGGAGCTTCCGTCGTAGAGGTCGATGTACGGGCAAGCAAAGACGGTGTACTGGTACTGATGCATGATAAAACAGTGAACCGTACGACAACGGGACAAGGAGAGGTCGCCAAACATACTTATGCTGAGCTTCAAAAGCTCCACTACGCACCCAAGCTCATGGAGGCGAATCGGAACATGTTATTCCGACCTTATCAGAAGCTTTGCGTGTAG
- a CDS encoding glycoside hydrolase family 3 N-terminal domain-containing protein: MKVRILLLAAMGAWLCPPLQAQQFPYKNHTLPTEKRVSDLLGRMTVEEKVGQLSKLLGWEMYTKDGKQITVSNKLRKAAKEQHIGLLWATLRADPWTQKTLLNGLSPVEAARATNAIQRYMVDSTRLGIPLLLSEEAPHGHMAIGATVFPTAIGQASTWNPQLIQDMAATIAKETYAVGGKNGYGPVLDLARDPRWSRTEETYGEDPYLIGQMGSAMIRGFQGEKLGQHDKIIGTLKHFVAYAAPDGGHNGESVSFGERSLRQYFLPPFERAVKSGAGSVMTAYNSIDGIPCSANPWLLKDVLRKDWGFTGFVVSDLLSISGLNGGHATAATGEDAASQSIHAGLDVDLSGTGYGANLLKAVQQGLVESAVLDTAVARVLRMKFNLGLFDQPYVDEKLVAQKVATPQNKMLARQVARESIVLLKNDQQLLPLSKSLKRIAVIGPNADNAYNQLGDYTAPQADGKIQTLLMGIRSVVGKSTKIDYVKGCAIRDTSHSDIAGAVAAAKEADAVILVLGGSSARDFKTSYQATGAANVDPNTVSDMESGEGFDRVSLDMMGDQIKLMQAIQATGKPVVLVTIMGRPLNLNWAAEHVPAIVNAWYPGQEGGSAIADVLFGDYNPAGRLPISVPRSVGQLPVHYNHTKPKHHDYVEMTASPLYPFGYGLSYSNFEYSNLQISLNESEHDFTCTVSFDVANNGKLAGDEVAQLYVVDEVSSVVTPVMQLKRFERRNITAGKKERYSFQLTKEDLKLWNAGNEWKTEKGRFKLLVGASSDDIRLKGTLELTKDY; the protein is encoded by the coding sequence ATGAAAGTCCGTATATTACTTTTGGCCGCAATGGGAGCATGGCTCTGTCCACCACTTCAAGCCCAACAATTTCCGTATAAAAACCATACTTTGCCTACCGAAAAGAGGGTAAGTGATCTGTTGGGAAGAATGACTGTGGAGGAGAAGGTCGGGCAGTTGAGTAAATTGCTTGGCTGGGAAATGTATACGAAAGATGGAAAGCAGATAACGGTTAGCAATAAATTACGGAAAGCAGCGAAAGAGCAACATATTGGGTTATTGTGGGCGACATTGCGCGCTGACCCTTGGACACAAAAAACCTTATTGAATGGTCTGAGTCCGGTAGAAGCCGCGCGTGCTACAAACGCCATCCAACGTTATATGGTGGATAGTACACGACTGGGGATTCCGTTGTTATTGTCTGAAGAGGCGCCGCACGGACATATGGCTATCGGTGCAACCGTTTTCCCTACTGCTATTGGGCAAGCGAGTACCTGGAATCCGCAGTTGATTCAGGATATGGCAGCGACGATCGCTAAGGAGACCTATGCAGTGGGCGGTAAAAACGGATATGGTCCTGTGCTTGATTTAGCGCGAGACCCCCGTTGGTCGCGTACCGAAGAAACCTATGGTGAGGATCCGTACTTGATTGGACAGATGGGAAGTGCGATGATCCGTGGTTTTCAGGGTGAGAAGTTAGGGCAGCACGATAAAATAATAGGTACATTGAAGCATTTTGTCGCCTATGCTGCTCCAGATGGAGGGCACAATGGTGAGTCTGTTTCATTTGGCGAGCGGAGCCTCCGGCAATATTTCCTTCCGCCTTTTGAGCGTGCTGTAAAGTCAGGCGCTGGGTCGGTCATGACCGCTTATAACAGTATTGACGGTATTCCGTGTTCGGCTAACCCTTGGCTGCTAAAAGACGTTTTACGTAAAGACTGGGGATTTACCGGCTTTGTTGTGTCGGATTTATTGAGCATATCGGGGCTCAACGGCGGTCACGCTACTGCTGCTACTGGCGAAGACGCCGCTTCGCAAAGCATTCATGCGGGACTGGATGTTGATTTAAGCGGGACTGGTTATGGTGCAAATTTGCTCAAGGCTGTGCAGCAAGGGCTTGTTGAATCTGCTGTTCTCGATACAGCAGTTGCCCGTGTATTGCGGATGAAGTTCAATCTTGGCCTTTTTGATCAACCTTATGTGGATGAGAAATTAGTTGCTCAAAAAGTCGCTACACCACAAAATAAAATGCTTGCGAGGCAAGTAGCGCGCGAGTCGATTGTTTTGCTAAAAAATGATCAGCAACTCTTACCCTTAAGTAAATCGTTGAAACGAATAGCAGTTATAGGACCGAATGCTGACAATGCCTATAACCAGCTGGGCGATTACACCGCGCCACAGGCCGATGGTAAAATTCAGACCCTACTAATGGGAATCCGGTCTGTAGTTGGTAAAAGTACCAAAATTGATTATGTTAAAGGCTGTGCAATACGGGATACAAGTCATTCGGATATCGCTGGCGCCGTAGCTGCTGCTAAAGAGGCTGATGCGGTGATTTTAGTTTTAGGAGGTTCAAGCGCACGTGATTTCAAAACCTCCTATCAGGCAACCGGAGCAGCGAATGTGGACCCCAATACCGTGAGTGATATGGAGAGTGGAGAGGGTTTTGACCGCGTTTCGCTAGATATGATGGGCGATCAGATCAAATTGATGCAGGCAATACAGGCAACAGGAAAACCCGTTGTACTTGTAACAATTATGGGGAGACCTTTAAACTTGAATTGGGCAGCAGAACATGTGCCTGCGATTGTGAACGCTTGGTATCCGGGACAGGAAGGAGGCTCGGCTATTGCAGATGTCTTGTTTGGCGACTACAATCCGGCAGGAAGATTACCGATTTCAGTACCTCGGTCTGTTGGGCAGCTGCCAGTACATTACAATCATACAAAACCCAAACATCACGACTATGTAGAAATGACGGCCAGTCCATTGTATCCATTTGGCTATGGATTGAGCTACAGCAATTTTGAGTACTCCAATTTACAGATTTCTTTGAATGAGTCTGAGCATGATTTTACATGTACGGTATCGTTCGACGTTGCAAATAACGGCAAATTGGCGGGCGATGAAGTTGCTCAGTTATATGTTGTGGACGAGGTGAGTTCGGTGGTGACACCGGTCATGCAATTGAAGCGTTTTGAGCGTCGAAATATTACAGCAGGAAAGAAAGAACGTTATTCTTTTCAATTGACCAAGGAGGACCTCAAACTTTGGAATGCAGGTAATGAATGGAAGACAGAAAAAGGCAGGTTTAAACTTTTGGTCGGCGCATCTTCGGATGATATCCGGTTGAAGGGAACATTGGAATTAACGAAGGATTATTAA
- a CDS encoding exo-alpha-sialidase: MRKITVLSTLFALLLSSCGTYKPQILRSEQIFHAGEVPFKQCHASTIQVIGKDSLLAAWFGGTHESNPDVVIWSSLYHHGQWQPPVQIADGILGDNRFPTWNPVFYQYPHSDTLSLYYKIGPNPREWKGYVKHSLDKGTSWSAAQQLPEGILGPIKNKPLTLKNGLLLSPSSTESKEEIWKAHLEISRDHGRSWSVSPIRPDTSIQVIQPSVIQHTDGRIQVLCRSKENKVMAAFSRDQGLTWGPWQATNLLNPNSATDAIRLKNGLFMIVFNPAIAGNDWWEGRTKLHVAISKDGLQWKDVLTLEDGVKNDEYSYPTIIQDPNGLIHITYTWNRKSIKHIVLR, translated from the coding sequence ATGAGAAAAATCACAGTACTTTCGACACTATTCGCTTTGCTCCTATCTTCGTGCGGCACCTACAAACCACAAATTCTCCGTTCAGAACAAATTTTCCACGCAGGTGAGGTTCCATTCAAGCAATGTCATGCATCCACAATTCAAGTCATCGGAAAAGACAGCTTATTGGCGGCCTGGTTTGGTGGCACACACGAATCTAACCCCGACGTGGTTATCTGGAGCTCCCTATATCACCATGGGCAATGGCAGCCTCCTGTACAGATTGCAGATGGAATCCTTGGCGACAACCGCTTCCCAACATGGAATCCGGTCTTCTATCAATACCCCCACAGTGACACCCTATCATTGTATTATAAAATAGGGCCCAATCCCAGAGAATGGAAAGGTTATGTCAAACATTCGCTAGATAAAGGAACAAGCTGGTCAGCAGCGCAACAATTGCCTGAAGGTATATTGGGGCCAATCAAAAACAAACCACTCACCTTGAAAAACGGATTGCTTCTCTCCCCTTCCAGCACGGAGTCCAAGGAGGAAATCTGGAAAGCTCATCTAGAAATTAGCCGGGATCATGGCCGCTCCTGGTCCGTCAGTCCGATTCGCCCTGATACCAGTATCCAGGTGATTCAGCCCAGTGTGATCCAACACACAGATGGACGCATTCAGGTGCTCTGTCGAAGTAAAGAAAATAAGGTAATGGCGGCTTTTTCAAGAGATCAGGGCCTTACCTGGGGACCGTGGCAAGCAACCAATCTACTCAACCCAAATTCAGCAACTGATGCTATCCGTCTGAAAAATGGCCTCTTTATGATTGTCTTCAACCCGGCCATCGCTGGCAACGACTGGTGGGAAGGACGTACAAAACTACATGTCGCCATCTCAAAGGATGGCTTACAGTGGAAAGATGTGTTAACCCTTGAAGATGGTGTCAAGAACGACGAGTATTCTTATCCGACAATTATTCAGGACCCCAATGGCCTTATCCATATTACGTATACTTGGAACAGGAAAAGTATTAAGCATATTGTGCTCAGGTAA
- a CDS encoding alpha-L-fucosidase: MQKLKTIIFTALIASSATLAFGQAHNVSAGYQKPTDPLVIENLEQWQDMKFGLFMHWGTYSQWGIVESWSLCPEDEGWTQRKPEHGATYNAYVKNYNNLQTTFNPTDFNPQKWADAAKSAGMKYVVFTTKHHDGFAMFDTKESDYKITSSKTPFSTNPKANVTKEIFNTFRNDGFKIGAYFSKPDWHTDFYWWSYFPPKDRNVNYDPQKHPDRWEKFKNYTYNQINELTSEYGKVDILWLDGGWVRPFKTIDQSVDWQRTIKVEQDIDMDRIGNMARKNQPGIIVVDRTVPGNWENYVTPEQAIPEHPLDIPWESCITMGDSFSYVPNDNYKPTKKLVETLVKIISRGGNYLLNIAPGPNGDYDQAAYDRLNELAAWMKINQTAVFATRTIAPYHQGDYYYTRSKDSKMVNVFHLSEGDTYQQPNEYIFEVPDNFNVKKIAILGHKGKLDWSQRGNQITLRSPATRFNYATAIQLQSK, encoded by the coding sequence ATGCAAAAACTAAAAACTATTATATTCACTGCGTTGATCGCTTCAAGCGCAACACTAGCGTTCGGCCAGGCACATAACGTATCTGCCGGCTACCAAAAACCGACAGATCCATTAGTGATCGAAAACCTCGAACAATGGCAAGATATGAAGTTTGGACTTTTCATGCACTGGGGAACGTATAGCCAATGGGGTATTGTTGAAAGCTGGAGCTTGTGCCCAGAAGACGAAGGCTGGACACAACGAAAACCAGAGCATGGAGCGACCTACAACGCGTATGTAAAAAATTACAACAATCTACAGACTACCTTCAATCCTACCGATTTTAACCCACAAAAGTGGGCCGATGCTGCTAAAAGCGCCGGAATGAAATATGTGGTCTTCACCACCAAACATCACGATGGATTCGCGATGTTCGACACTAAGGAGTCCGATTATAAGATCACATCTTCTAAAACGCCGTTTTCGACGAATCCGAAAGCAAATGTGACTAAAGAAATTTTTAATACATTTCGCAACGATGGTTTTAAAATCGGTGCATATTTTTCAAAACCTGATTGGCATACAGATTTTTACTGGTGGAGTTACTTTCCCCCAAAAGACCGTAATGTAAACTATGATCCTCAAAAACACCCGGATCGCTGGGAAAAATTCAAAAACTATACCTATAACCAGATCAACGAATTAACCTCAGAATACGGAAAAGTTGATATTCTTTGGTTAGATGGAGGCTGGGTACGCCCTTTTAAAACAATTGATCAGTCTGTCGATTGGCAAAGAACAATCAAAGTGGAACAAGATATCGACATGGACCGCATCGGTAATATGGCGAGAAAAAATCAACCCGGCATTATTGTCGTAGATCGTACTGTACCCGGAAATTGGGAAAATTATGTTACCCCCGAACAAGCGATTCCTGAACACCCGTTAGATATTCCATGGGAAAGCTGCATTACAATGGGTGATTCGTTCAGCTATGTTCCCAACGACAACTACAAACCAACCAAGAAGCTTGTCGAAACATTGGTGAAGATTATTTCCCGTGGCGGAAACTACCTATTAAACATAGCGCCCGGCCCTAATGGAGACTACGATCAAGCAGCTTACGATCGCCTGAACGAACTGGCTGCCTGGATGAAAATTAATCAAACTGCCGTGTTTGCAACACGGACGATTGCCCCATATCACCAAGGTGACTATTACTACACCCGAAGCAAGGACAGTAAAATGGTCAATGTATTCCATCTTTCTGAAGGTGATACTTACCAACAGCCCAATGAATATATTTTCGAAGTACCTGATAATTTCAATGTAAAAAAGATCGCTATTTTAGGTCATAAAGGTAAATTGGACTGGTCTCAACGCGGTAACCAAATTACGTTGAGAAGCCCCGCTACACGATTTAACTATGCTACTGCAATCCAATTGCAAAGCAAATAG